From the genome of Ziziphus jujuba cultivar Dongzao chromosome 4, ASM3175591v1:
GCGAGAAGTCTCCACGCATATGTCTCTGATGCATCATTGAAATCCTTCCTTCGCTTCAGAACTATGTGGCCGCTGATTTCCCACACAGCCGGGTTCACTTGAGTTTCCAGGATATCATTGCTTACTTCTCCTAGTGCTTGTTTCTCTGCAAATGACTGATCATACAGAAAAGTAGGCCAAATTATTAGTTCAATTTTCAAACCAAATGCATCATCAGCTAGCTTTGTCAATGATAATTGTAAGCACATGTCTTATTCACACTAGGCGTTCGATTTGAATATCAATATGTTCAGCTTGTTTATTTTACAGAAAGCATAGAGTAAATGGAAACATCAAATAATATACAAGCGAATGGCAAGAACAGATCATGTTAGCATCAGGTTAGCCTATGTAAGAAcaacattttcaaataaaagtAAGCTTTAAGTGTACAGAAATCCAATCATAGAGAACAATAAATTGTGTCATATCACTACACATTGAAAATAGCATCTCCATAGTTCCTAGAATGCAAGATACTTAATATAGACTAGACACAGAAAGTTCTTCAGCATCTAAGAGTACTAAATGAAATCTAAAACCTAATAGGAAATTTACCCACAGAAAGTTTTTCAGCATCTAAGTGTACTAACTGAAAATCTAAACCTCTAATCTACATCATTTACTTGGGTGGAAATTGACTCTGAAATATCATGTAAAAGAACAATATCTGCAAATGTGATAGCAAAAAGACCAGCAAGAAAGAAATAAGAtataaagaaagacaaaaaagtACCTGAGGGAACAAAAAGATTCTTTTCCCACAATCAGAGATGAGAACATTGAAAGGGATGTTGCTGTTCTGCAAGCAAATGCAAGAGCTAGCAACAGCATCAGATAAATCCCTCATTGTGTTCCCACCCTCGAAAAGAAGGCCCCTAACTGGATAATTCAAGAGCTGTGAAACAATAACTCCTTTCTTTTCCAGACCTTTCGCAGCAATTATTCTCTGAGTTGGAGCTTTCTCGACAGGATAGGGAACTGCTAAGTAATATGCCTGTATTAGGTAAATCAATCAATTAGCTCAAACTTGGTACACATAATGATGAATAATACAtagaaagtaataaataagAAGCCTTGCAAATAGACCAAGTGGAAAAAATGAAAGTTGCCTGAAAATGTAGGTGATTGATAGTGGCAAAAGCACCCAAGCTGTTATATCCCAACCTGAAGAATGGATCACCTGCTTCTTTAGCCATATGCATAGCAAGCAAGAAACTCTCACGGTCAATTTTCTGGGACAAGCAGTCCAAAACGCGGGGAATCAAGAGTACGTGTCCATACTCAATAGGACTCAcctaatatttatcaaaattatggtTAGTGACAATAACAAAAACTTCCACACATCGATTATCTACAGGAAACAAATTATGCTAACATGCAAGTTGCACGAATAGAATAGTGTGATGAAGAAATTTTATAATGTGCATGCAATTTGCTAATTTTCAAAGGCTGTTATAAGTAAAGAATTGAATATAGCTTACATTAATGGCAACAACACTAGGCGAGTTTGAAACCATATCAACAGGTGCACTCGGCCAGAAATGGCTATTGTTGTCACTAGATTCAAACCTGAAAAGCACTTCTTCTTGGCCAACTTTGGTGAAATTGAATTTTTCCTCATTAAATGGTTGAAGAACCTGGTCAATCCTGAATTCGGTGGGCCTTTTCTTCAAGTGGCGTCCTTCATTTAGCTGAGCAATAAATCCATAATGTCCAGGAATAATCTTTGTCTCGCAAGTGGTTACGTCATAACGAAAAAGGCCTCGGTTCATTCGATCCTCCCACTGTCCAAGCAACAAATTGTGCAGGAAAGAGATGTGAGAATGTTCCTGTGTCACAACTTTATGTTCGCTAGTCACCTCTCCATCTTTGTTGAATGTATACAGAGGAAGCTTGGATGCTGATACACAACCCAAGTCAGTAAGATACAAAATAGAAAGCGAAAGAAATAAGAATTATAACAAAAGTCTAGAACATTATTAAACTCCTATACAAGAAATAATAattcccaaaaacaaaaataatctcataattttaaaaatgcaaagaaagaaattataacTGTTAAATCTTCACCAATTGCCAATACAAAATTTCCTACCAAATTAAGGCAAACCTcagaagaatcaaaagcatAAGAACAATGAATgtgatttattttatctttttttattttattttttcttccagAATAATGAAAATATCATAAAGCATTTATCCACTTCTCCAAAgttttttctttcaaagcaAAGCTCAACCAGATAGACAGCCTAAAACCCATTTGAGTATACCTAAAGATAAAATAACTTTacttgaaaagaagaaaaatagaataGGGAATTTTGTAGAATACCAGGTAAGCAGCATTTTGCAAGACAATTGCGGCCACATCCCAATGCCCTTTGATCTAAACCCGTTCCTGAACCTTCCTCCTGATAGTTTGAAACAACTGTAGCTACCCTCTTGATTGTCAACATGTTGACAACTACaatttccttctctttctcaGCTATCAAACAGacccagaaaagaaaaaaagaaaaaaaaaaaatgtgcctGAAAATACAATCAAAGTGGAGTGGaggaataaaaaaagatataactTTGAGGCCACCTCCACCGCCGCCGCCGTCGCCGGAAAAGAAGAGGGTGGGGTTCGGAAAGGTAGCCACCAATGGAAGGGAAGAGCAAGTTTCTTCCGGTTTtccaaatttctattaaaaaaaaaaaaagggtcttttttttttttttcttcccagcCTATTCAAGTTTTTTGGGTTATGGTTTTGAAGCTGTAAAAGAGATATGGTAGGTGTCTGGGATATTTTGGAGCTGAGCACCGCACCACTATTTCAATGGCGTTTCCGCTTCTTCCTCTGCTTCGCTCGTATTGTTTTTTGCTATTATGCTCGGTGAGGCGGTGGACGAATGGTCTCctagtttatatttatatgtatatatatgtaacgcGGAATTCTATATGTGTGAATTTAGTTATggcagtttttcttttttgtgttatAATGCAAAGTGAAAAcaaaacattattatatatgattattattattattattattattaaatttgacagaaccgtttagaaaaaaaaaaaaaaaaaaatttgacaaaaccGACTGTGAATGGGAAAAGAATTTTTGAGCAAACTAGGAGATGAACAGGGACCAATTGGCTTTGAGAATATATGTACACTTTGACCAACTTGCCTTTTTATTTCtcgatttatttattaatttacctAAATAAAGGGTtcgagtcttttttttttatgcaaatctattttacaaattattttaattttttttttatttaatgtgatttgaattatatttttatagacATAAATTTTGATACTTAACCATCGAATCGAAACTATTTAATTGACAGTTCGAGTTTTGTAAACATGTTTAgagaattattattgttattattttttttccgaaTGTTCTAAATAGTTTGGTGAATTTGCATTTTGCCATCCTAATATTAAAGTGAATTTGAATCTTATACGGCagatagatttatttatttatttattattattattattatttttgcaagATACGGCAGACGAAATAAAGAAATTTGAAGAAATTGATCGATTCATATTCAAAGTGCATGTATTTTGATACTTGAGGTTGTTTAATATATAGAAATGAATAATAGCAAAGTTTTCCATCAAATTATGTACAATAATGTGGTActatttaacttatttatttaatttttattcattaatccatttaaaattttatttattaacacAAAGAATTGcatcattataattttaaattataataatatttttaataaataatatattaacacaTATAATTGCACCTTATAATTCTAAAATATATTCCTATTGCAATTTGATCGTCAaattttttcaatcttattttgatcataaaatttaatagataatgtttTGGTGTTTTGCAAATCACATGGTGCGAAGCCAATGTGCATTCCATAtagtttaaaaatcaaaatgcaacaatttcttttcaaaaaaattataaaaaaatgtaaaattttgcaaaagtttAGTagataactattaaaaaaaactgaaaaaaacatatattatactctatata
Proteins encoded in this window:
- the LOC107416252 gene encoding GDP-L-galactose phosphorylase 1 — protein: MLTIKRVATVVSNYQEEGSGTGLDQRALGCGRNCLAKCCLPASKLPLYTFNKDGEVTSEHKVVTQEHSHISFLHNLLLGQWEDRMNRGLFRYDVTTCETKIIPGHYGFIAQLNEGRHLKKRPTEFRIDQVLQPFNEEKFNFTKVGQEEVLFRFESSDNNSHFWPSAPVDMVSNSPSVVAINVSPIEYGHVLLIPRVLDCLSQKIDRESFLLAMHMAKEAGDPFFRLGYNSLGAFATINHLHFQAYYLAVPYPVEKAPTQRIIAAKGLEKKGVIVSQLLNYPVRGLLFEGGNTMRDLSDAVASSCICLQNSNIPFNVLISDCGKRIFLFPQSFAEKQALGEVSNDILETQVNPAVWEISGHIVLKRRKDFNDASETYAWRLLAEVSLSEERFEVVKSYIMEAAEEKEEEAHYNPVSPKAPSHLSQDCMVLQC